TGACAACCGTAGTATCTCCGTCAATCCCAAGTTGAGACATGATCTGTTCAAAATCTTGTGGTCCCACCAAATAGCCTTCAACTTCATGATCGGCGTCCACGAGCTCACGCCAAGATCCAAGATGAACCGCATTGGGAATGTGATCTGTATCATAACCTTCCTCACGCATGTCGACAATTCTAAGGTTCTCATCATCCTGATGAGCGTCTAGCCAGTCAGGGCTGACGAGCAACTCAGGATTAGCGTAGTCTCGTTCTGTGGCGGCTTCATTTGATGTTTCTGAATCTGCACAGGCTGAGACGATCAAGGCCATTGCGACGAACAAGGTTAACAATGTGTATGTGGGTTTTCTCATGTGGTTCCTCTCCTATATAAGCAAGTTGTGTGTTTGTTCCTACAGATTATACTATGCTATAATTCCTATTGTAAAGCGATAAAGTCTTAAATTCATATTAGATTACTTGGGATAAAAAGGGAGGCATCAAGTTGAAAAAGAGAATAGGATACTTCATTGCGCTCACTCTAAGTACTGTGCTCCTCACTGGTTGCGCCATAGATCAGAGTGAACAGCAAGGTGATGATCAGGATGGCCATGATGCAGGGCAATTAAGTGCTGTGCAATATTACATTACTAATGAAGCTGACAATAGCGTATCTATTATTGACATTCCTTCAAGTGAAGTGGTAGGAGAAATAGGTGTAGGGGAAAAACCGATTAATTCAGTCTTTACGCCCACGATGAGAGACGCATTTGTGACTCAAGAAGTCGATGGGACTGTGGCTAAAGTGAACACACGCGAGTTATCCGTAGAGCAAGAAGTTGAGGTTGGACCTTTACCTCATGGCATCGCTTTATCCCGTGATGGACGTGCCATATACGTGACGACTTTAGGAGACTCACAGGTTCATGTTTTAGATACACAGGACTTATCCGAAATCGCACGTATTGATGTAGGAGGGTCTTCCCAAACCCACCACCCGTACTTGAGTGAGGATGGCAAGAAACTTTATGTGACCAATTTTGTGTCTAACACTGTTTCTGTTATAGATACAGAGAATAATGAGTTAGTAGACACATGGGAAGTCGGTGAAGAACCCAAGCAGCTCGTCCTAGATGAGAAGAACAATATTTTTTACGCCACGCTTGGACAAGACGATCAAGTCAAGGTTTTTGACCTTGACACAGGTGAAGAAATCACAGCTATCGATACGCTAGCTGGACCGACCGGTATTGTGAAACATGACACTTTGCCGTACTTATTTGTATCCCACATGGAAGATGACGCAGTGTCTGTCATTGACACTGAAACGCATGACATCGTACATGTTGTGGAAGATATCGGACGCCCAATGGATTTGGCTTTCAATCGCGAGCAAAGTCGTGTCTATATCGTTGCCAATGGCGATAACCAGGTGCATATCATGAACACGGAAACTTTTGAGCTAGAGGAATCAATTGACGTGGGAGAGGAACCCCATGGCATCCGCATTAAAGCATTGCCCGGCGTAGGTGGTAGTTGTTAGCTTTTTTCTGCCCACCTTATATAGCATCATGCTAGGTGAGATGAAGTGCATTGCATATAAGCTAAATAGCATATTGATCAATCAAAAAGGTAGTCACAGCTACATGATCGTTGCTTGACTACCTTTTTATCATTAACCAATTTATTATTAACCAATTC
The genomic region above belongs to Caldalkalibacillus salinus and contains:
- a CDS encoding cytochrome D1 domain-containing protein produces the protein MKKRIGYFIALTLSTVLLTGCAIDQSEQQGDDQDGHDAGQLSAVQYYITNEADNSVSIIDIPSSEVVGEIGVGEKPINSVFTPTMRDAFVTQEVDGTVAKVNTRELSVEQEVEVGPLPHGIALSRDGRAIYVTTLGDSQVHVLDTQDLSEIARIDVGGSSQTHHPYLSEDGKKLYVTNFVSNTVSVIDTENNELVDTWEVGEEPKQLVLDEKNNIFYATLGQDDQVKVFDLDTGEEITAIDTLAGPTGIVKHDTLPYLFVSHMEDDAVSVIDTETHDIVHVVEDIGRPMDLAFNREQSRVYIVANGDNQVHIMNTETFELEESIDVGEEPHGIRIKALPGVGGSC